A genomic stretch from Oncorhynchus tshawytscha isolate Ot180627B linkage group LG07, Otsh_v2.0, whole genome shotgun sequence includes:
- the LOC112254896 gene encoding 60S ribosomal protein L10a, which translates to MSKVSRDMLYEVVKEVQAGSLAKPRKFTESVELQISLKNYDPQKDKRFSGTVRLKTTPRPKFSVCILGDQQHCDEAKAAELPHMDIEALKKLNKNKKMVKKLAKKYDAFLASESLIKQIPRILGPGLNKAGKFPSLLTHNENLNIKVDEVKSTIKFQMKKVLCLAVAVGHVKMSEEELVYNIHLAVNFLVSLLKKNWQNVRALYVKSTMGKPQRLY; encoded by the exons ATGAG CAAGGTATCCAGGGATATGCTTTATGAGGTGGTCAAGGAGGTCCAGGCGGGATCTCTTGCCAAGCCACGCAA GTTCACAGAGTCTGTAGAGCTCCAGATCAGCTTGAAGAATTATGATCCCCAGAAGGACAAGCGTTTCTCTGGCACAGTCAG ACTGAAGACCACCCCCAGGCCCAAGTTCTCTGTGTGCATCCTGGGAGACCAGCAGCATTGTGATGAGGCCAAGGCTGCAGAGCTGCCCCACATGGACATTGAGGCCCTCAAGAAACTCAACAAGAACAAGAAAATGGTCAAGAAACTGG CCAAGAAGTATGATGCCTTCCTGGCCTCTGAATCGCTGATCAAGCAGATCCCTCGTATCCTGGGGCCCGGGCTCAACAAGGCTGGCAAATTCCCCTCCCTGCTCACCCACAACGAGAACCTCAACATCAAGGTTGATGAGGTCAAATCCACCATTAAGTTCCAGATGAAGAAG GTGCTGTGTCTGGCAGTGGCTGTGGGTCACGTGAAGATGTCCGAGGAGGAGCTGGTCTACAACATCCACTTGGCAGTTAACTTCCTGGTGTCTCTGCTGAAGAAGAACTGGCAGAATGTCCGTGCCCTCTATGTCAAAAGCACCATGGGAAAGCCTCAGCGCCTCTACTAG